The genomic segment ATAGCAGCGGAAAGCCTGGGGCTGGGAAGCTGCTTTATCGGAGCTGCTCCATTCATGGCTAAAAAGATAAGGGAGTTGTACGAACTGCCGGAAAGGATATTTCCTCTTGTAATGCTGACAATGGGGTATCCCGATGAAGACCCCTCAGTCAGACCCAGATATCCAATGAGTTTTCAGCTGTTCGAAGATGAGTATCCCCGTTTCAGTGATGACGACTTATCAGAAGCCGTTGAAGAGATGGATTCCGGATATCTCAGCCAGGATTACTATAGAAAAGCTAATTACATGATACCCCTGCCTGAAGGTATGGAAGAGAAATTTGATTTCGACAGCTACTCCTGGACGGAGCACATTTCACGCAAATTGGGGTTATGGGGCGAAAATCCGGGAGATCTCCTGAAGAACCTGGAGCTGTGCGGATTCAGGATCAGGTAAGGTATATAAGCATTTTTCCGATTCTGTTACTCGAAAAAATAATTTTCCTAGTCTTGACATAGGTATTCTGGGTGTTAAACTCAGTAAAAC from the Candidatus Aegiribacteria sp. genome contains:
- a CDS encoding nitroreductase family protein, translating into MISNPVIDAMMNRKSIRKYREEQPSDEVVETVIRVGQQAPFAMQMGSVLLSRNVEKNVFGAPLLFTICVDVYRMEKVMGMRGWKRKASDLYTLMFGIQDASYMAENMVIAAESLGLGSCFIGAAPFMAKKIRELYELPERIFPLVMLTMGYPDEDPSVRPRYPMSFQLFEDEYPRFSDDDLSEAVEEMDSGYLSQDYYRKANYMIPLPEGMEEKFDFDSYSWTEHISRKLGLWGENPGDLLKNLELCGFRIR